One Cupriavidus necator N-1 DNA window includes the following coding sequences:
- a CDS encoding HAD family hydrolase — protein MPKIFVFDVGGVIIFHDNTLLLRRLISRMKRAPDEAALLKTIRGSGIGTGASAVSQLWTSLVSDYSWTGTYDEFLSDWSSHFLPNELMLESIRSIVAAYPIIFCSNTNREHWSALCERYDLTSLCQHAVLSFEVGVEKPDARIYARVANIFQEVAHDSFFFVDDDDENIKSAKEYGFYVHRYVDHFDFLSDLKKWSLRR, from the coding sequence TTGCCCAAGATCTTCGTGTTTGATGTTGGGGGCGTAATCATCTTTCATGATAATACGCTGTTGCTGAGACGTCTTATTTCACGAATGAAACGCGCGCCAGATGAAGCAGCGCTTTTGAAGACGATCAGAGGTAGCGGAATCGGAACGGGAGCGTCGGCGGTGTCCCAGCTTTGGACTTCGCTCGTCTCAGATTATTCATGGACCGGAACGTACGATGAATTTTTGTCCGACTGGTCTAGTCATTTTCTGCCGAACGAGTTGATGCTGGAGAGCATTCGTTCCATCGTCGCTGCTTATCCCATCATTTTTTGCTCGAACACGAACCGCGAGCATTGGTCGGCGTTGTGTGAACGCTATGATCTTACTTCGCTCTGCCAGCATGCGGTTCTCTCGTTCGAGGTCGGTGTAGAAAAACCAGATGCTCGCATATACGCGCGCGTGGCCAATATATTTCAAGAAGTCGCTCATGATTCATTTTTTTTTGTCGATGATGACGATGAAAACATAAAATCTGCAAAAGAATACGGCTTCTATGTTCATCGGTATGTCGATCACTTCGATTTCCTTAGCGATTTAAAAAAATGGAGCCTTCGGCGATGA
- a CDS encoding carbamoyltransferase C-terminal domain-containing protein → MNIIGIHDGHTSSAALIRDGRIFGILQEERYTRTKNQGGFPKYAANEILDLAGLSWSDVDTVAFSTRKFRNEAMRDRKEVMAVFDHLFRGTRPAKARDTAIESFDATKDPVDRSARLRAAGYAGPIEFVDHHTCHASATYFSRGHFDQGPCAVLTCDGQGDGASGSVFVGEGYTLTAKCHIPRDDSVAQLYSYLTYLLGFVPLEHEYKLMGLAPYATSSDGAREISQFFSAMFKQSAAGEFAWRRAEGIPPSELQPEFLEQKLKRRRFDELAAGLQIFFEEFVTDWALNVTRELRTDKLAVAGGAFMNVKLNQRLSQHPSIGDFYVIPSCGDESNSLGAAWALSSRFGITPEGGMRNIYCGRRYGPDEFELALGDLKGADVTVAQPESIDDAVAELLAAGEIVARYASGAEFGARALGNRSILSHPSSLSNLQEINSAIKSRDFWMPFAPSVLDIGVDRLLSTKAPPHSPHMMISFDTTLEGAKLLAAAIHPKDKTCRAQILQREDNESYYRLIQRFHILTGIPAVLNTSFNIHGEPIVETPADAVSVFSRSGLRTLALGPYLLTKNDRHGCPENLA, encoded by the coding sequence ATGAATATTATCGGGATTCATGATGGCCATACGTCTTCCGCCGCATTGATTAGAGATGGAAGAATATTTGGAATCCTGCAGGAGGAACGATATACTAGGACAAAGAACCAAGGCGGGTTTCCGAAATATGCCGCCAATGAGATTCTGGATCTTGCTGGCCTGAGTTGGTCGGATGTCGATACTGTTGCATTCAGTACGCGGAAATTTCGGAATGAGGCGATGCGTGACAGGAAGGAAGTGATGGCAGTATTCGACCATCTCTTTCGAGGCACTCGTCCCGCCAAGGCTCGCGACACCGCGATTGAATCATTCGACGCAACGAAAGACCCGGTGGATCGCTCGGCGCGGCTCAGGGCGGCCGGATATGCCGGGCCGATCGAATTCGTGGATCATCATACGTGCCATGCTTCCGCGACGTACTTTTCCCGCGGCCATTTTGATCAGGGACCTTGTGCGGTCCTGACTTGCGACGGTCAGGGCGATGGAGCGTCGGGATCCGTGTTTGTCGGCGAAGGGTACACGCTGACTGCGAAATGCCATATACCTCGCGACGACTCGGTAGCCCAGTTGTACAGCTACCTGACTTATCTGTTGGGGTTCGTGCCGCTGGAGCACGAATACAAGCTGATGGGACTCGCCCCCTATGCAACCTCCAGCGACGGGGCACGGGAAATCAGTCAATTCTTTTCCGCCATGTTCAAGCAATCTGCGGCCGGGGAATTCGCATGGCGGCGGGCGGAAGGCATACCGCCGAGCGAGCTCCAGCCCGAATTCCTGGAACAGAAATTGAAGCGGCGCCGCTTCGATGAGTTGGCGGCCGGGTTGCAGATATTCTTTGAGGAATTCGTGACCGACTGGGCGCTGAATGTTACCCGTGAGTTAAGAACCGACAAGCTTGCCGTAGCCGGCGGCGCTTTCATGAATGTCAAACTGAACCAGCGTCTTAGCCAGCATCCGTCGATCGGGGACTTTTACGTCATCCCGTCGTGCGGCGACGAAAGCAACAGCCTGGGCGCGGCTTGGGCGCTATCGTCGAGATTCGGCATAACGCCCGAGGGCGGAATGCGCAATATCTATTGCGGGAGAAGATACGGACCCGATGAGTTCGAGCTTGCGCTTGGCGATCTCAAGGGCGCAGACGTGACGGTTGCGCAACCGGAAAGTATCGATGACGCGGTCGCCGAACTGCTCGCGGCAGGAGAGATCGTAGCCCGATACGCATCCGGCGCGGAATTTGGCGCCAGGGCGCTGGGCAACCGCTCGATCCTCAGCCACCCGAGTTCGCTCAGCAACCTTCAGGAAATCAACTCGGCAATCAAGTCGCGTGATTTCTGGATGCCGTTTGCGCCGTCGGTGCTGGACATCGGGGTGGATCGACTCCTGTCGACCAAAGCGCCACCGCATTCGCCACACATGATGATCTCGTTCGATACGACGTTGGAAGGGGCCAAGTTGCTCGCGGCTGCGATTCATCCAAAGGACAAGACATGCCGCGCGCAGATCCTGCAGCGTGAAGACAATGAATCCTATTACCGTCTGATCCAGCGTTTCCATATCCTCACCGGCATCCCTGCCGTGTTGAATACGTCCTTCAATATCCATGGCGAACCTATCGTCGAGACGCCCGCAGATGCCGTTTCGGTCTTCTCACGATCCGGACTTCGTACGCTGGCGCTCGGCCCGTACCTGTTAACGAAAAACGATCGCCATGGATGCCCGGAAAATCTCGCATGA
- the murB gene encoding UDP-N-acetylmuramate dehydrogenase — translation MDARKISHDVNLEYANSYRLISMCEELLLPHCVEDVVDMFERSGAAPFPILGHGSNVILARSHYPRVMKIGRRFSSLQRLEEHLLYVDAGASLHRVALACERFGLAGFEYLGNIPGSVGGGIVMNAGAFGHDIASVVQAVRVYAIRARQVIELSHAECGWGYRSSIFQNEAYVVLGAYFRLRDAAPQFLRAQRLSNLALRRQRFPRSEPNAGSVFKRPSHGLRIGEMIERMGHKGRSIGTAEISAKHPGFIVVKRPGCASDICALIAFMQREIRRHFDVETEVEQKIL, via the coding sequence ATGGATGCCCGGAAAATCTCGCATGATGTCAATCTCGAATACGCCAATTCGTATCGCCTTATATCCATGTGTGAAGAATTGCTGTTGCCGCACTGCGTGGAAGATGTGGTCGATATGTTCGAGAGAAGCGGGGCAGCGCCTTTTCCGATTCTCGGGCATGGAAGCAATGTGATCCTGGCCCGATCCCATTACCCCCGGGTGATGAAAATCGGCCGCCGCTTCAGTTCGCTGCAGCGGCTGGAGGAGCACCTGCTTTATGTCGATGCTGGCGCGAGCTTGCATCGGGTCGCATTGGCCTGTGAGCGCTTCGGTCTGGCCGGATTTGAATACCTTGGAAACATCCCGGGGTCAGTTGGCGGGGGAATCGTCATGAATGCCGGCGCGTTCGGCCACGACATAGCGAGCGTGGTTCAGGCGGTGCGCGTATACGCCATTCGCGCCAGGCAAGTGATCGAGTTGAGCCATGCAGAATGTGGATGGGGTTACCGTTCGTCCATCTTCCAGAACGAGGCATACGTGGTGCTGGGCGCATACTTTCGGTTACGTGACGCCGCCCCCCAATTCCTGCGTGCCCAGCGGTTGTCGAATCTGGCGCTGAGACGGCAACGGTTTCCCAGATCAGAACCCAACGCCGGGAGCGTATTTAAACGGCCGTCGCATGGGCTCAGGATTGGCGAAATGATCGAGAGGATGGGTCACAAGGGGCGCTCCATCGGCACGGCTGAAATCTCAGCCAAGCACCCGGGGTTCATCGTCGTCAAGCGGCCGGGATGTGCGAGTGATATTTGTGCGCTAATCGCATTCATGCAACGCGAGATCAGGCGGCACTTCGATGTGGAGACAGAGGTAGAGCAGAAGATTCTGTAA
- a CDS encoding NUDIX hydrolase — protein sequence MEVYQKHSHVSAKIDAGIRWDFESSHSSDISRIWTFLTERQPKIFNGPVLMSHDMSGDDLSLEVHLLRTSYAAFMAWRELNHPIKSAKLCFPIAAVKTSDDFFLLGTMASHTSNAGLSYFPSGTLNDDDVLQDGTVALEHSLVREVKEETGLTHEDFELANGWTRVENDVRCAFFKEARLKLSRAEVSERIGTFLKDQVDPELSRVLFVKYPSDLAGLKLPAVQREYFERVLPDR from the coding sequence ATGGAAGTTTATCAAAAGCACTCACATGTTTCGGCGAAGATTGATGCAGGAATTCGTTGGGATTTTGAATCTTCGCATTCGTCCGATATTTCCAGAATCTGGACTTTCCTGACCGAACGTCAGCCGAAGATATTCAACGGCCCGGTCTTGATGTCCCACGATATGTCAGGTGACGATCTTTCGCTGGAGGTACATTTGCTCCGGACGTCCTACGCAGCGTTCATGGCGTGGCGCGAACTCAACCATCCCATCAAGAGCGCGAAACTGTGTTTTCCGATTGCGGCAGTCAAGACATCGGATGATTTCTTCCTGCTGGGCACGATGGCGTCGCATACTTCGAATGCAGGGCTGAGCTATTTCCCCTCCGGAACGTTGAATGACGATGATGTACTGCAGGACGGCACGGTGGCATTGGAGCATTCTCTGGTTCGAGAGGTCAAGGAAGAAACCGGCCTGACCCATGAAGACTTCGAGCTAGCCAATGGCTGGACCCGGGTGGAGAACGATGTGCGTTGTGCTTTTTTCAAGGAAGCCAGGCTAAAATTGTCTCGCGCGGAAGTGTCCGAAAGGATTGGGACATTTCTAAAGGATCAGGTCGATCCAGAACTGTCGAGAGTCCTGTTCGTGAAATATCCTTCGGACCTGGCCGGACTCAAGCTGCCGGCTGTTCAACGCGAGTATTTTGAAAGAGTCTTGCCTGATCGTTGA
- a CDS encoding tryptophan 2,3-dioxygenase family protein, producing the protein MKNTHWGLPYAAVLAEPTTAAQQPPHPSPPPPPQAKRRDQLNKALAEPSLYDDVLSYLNRNGFGVPVAVLDRDFSVPYEPRKAVEKVWRDIYADQNGDLELQELRETLADIAEGSSTWKYLHLMATRRTFGDRPAYFGTEGVAWLVPTMDKIPFPELWSARGFIGDPPAACPHMH; encoded by the coding sequence ATGAAGAACACGCACTGGGGCTTGCCCTACGCCGCCGTGCTCGCCGAGCCCACTACCGCTGCGCAGCAACCGCCGCACCCTTCACCGCCACCACCGCCCCAGGCGAAGCGCCGGGATCAGCTCAACAAGGCGCTGGCCGAACCGAGCCTCTATGACGACGTGCTCTCCTATCTGAATCGCAACGGCTTTGGGGTGCCGGTGGCAGTACTTGATCGCGATTTCAGCGTGCCCTACGAGCCAAGAAAAGCCGTCGAAAAGGTCTGGCGCGACATCTACGCCGACCAGAACGGCGACCTCGAACTTCAGGAGCTCAGAGAGACGCTGGCCGATATCGCCGAGGGCTCCTCGACCTGGAAGTACCTGCACCTGATGGCGACGCGTCGGACCTTCGGCGACAGGCCAGCCTACTTCGGCACCGAGGGCGTCGCCTGGCTGGTGCCGACCATGGATAAAATTCCATTTCCGGAACTCTGGTCGGCGCGCGGCTTCATCGGCGATCCGCCGGCAGCGTGCCCGCATATGCATTAA
- a CDS encoding IS110 family RNA-guided transposase, whose protein sequence is MNADHATELHAEDAILAVSLELSAAQWKVALHDGFREQPAVHSVGALQAASRLQAVLDLIEQQKRKWSLPSHVRVVVSYEAGQDGFWILRSLRSRGIDCYMVDAASIPVERHKRRAKTDRLDAIKLVTNLRAWLHGERDRMRVVRAPSLQDEASRHLIRDRGQLQKEVMQHRDRMRKLLVTVGCWDEVDHRAFAKRLARGELTCHDGSPLPDELRERLLRESHRLELAEQQLKDLQRTLHDRLPEPVRERITWLKRLRGVGDIGASRLMLELFWRQFRNRRQLGACVGLVPQPYDSGQSRVDQGISKQGNRRVRVQLIEMAWGWLRYQPGSALTRWFNERTQGTGPNRRARRIAIVALARRLVIALWRYLTEGIIPDGAQFKLA, encoded by the coding sequence ATGAACGCCGATCACGCTACCGAACTACATGCTGAAGACGCCATCCTGGCGGTATCTCTCGAACTGTCGGCCGCACAATGGAAGGTTGCACTTCACGACGGATTCAGGGAGCAACCCGCGGTTCACTCGGTCGGTGCTCTACAAGCCGCTTCTCGACTGCAGGCCGTGCTTGATCTGATCGAGCAGCAAAAGCGCAAGTGGTCGCTGCCTTCGCATGTGCGTGTGGTCGTGAGCTACGAAGCTGGACAGGACGGATTCTGGATCCTTCGGTCGCTGCGCTCGCGCGGCATCGACTGTTATATGGTCGATGCCGCGAGCATCCCGGTGGAGCGCCACAAGCGGCGTGCGAAGACGGACCGCCTCGATGCAATCAAGCTCGTCACCAATCTACGTGCATGGCTACATGGCGAGCGAGACCGTATGCGGGTGGTGCGTGCGCCCTCTCTGCAGGATGAAGCGTCGCGTCATCTGATTCGCGATCGCGGACAACTGCAGAAGGAAGTCATGCAGCACCGCGACCGCATGCGCAAACTGCTTGTTACCGTTGGCTGTTGGGACGAGGTTGACCACCGTGCATTCGCCAAGCGGCTCGCTCGCGGCGAACTGACCTGCCACGACGGCTCGCCGTTGCCAGACGAACTGCGCGAACGGTTGCTGCGTGAATCGCATCGCCTGGAACTCGCCGAGCAGCAACTCAAGGATCTCCAGCGTACTCTTCATGACCGCCTACCCGAGCCGGTACGTGAGCGAATCACCTGGCTCAAGCGCTTGAGGGGAGTGGGTGACATTGGTGCATCGCGTCTTATGCTCGAACTGTTCTGGCGGCAGTTCCGCAACCGCCGACAGCTCGGCGCGTGCGTAGGACTCGTGCCCCAGCCCTACGACAGCGGCCAGAGCCGGGTCGATCAGGGTATTAGCAAGCAAGGCAATCGACGGGTACGGGTTCAGCTTATCGAGATGGCTTGGGGCTGGCTCCGATACCAGCCTGGCAGTGCGCTTACACGATGGTTCAACGAACGCACCCAAGGTACCGGGCCCAACCGCCGTGCCCGCCGCATTGCCATCGTCGCGCTCGCCAGGCGCCTCGTGATTGCACTATGGCGTTACCTAACGGAAGGCATCATTCCCGACGGGGCCCAGTTCAAACTGGCATGA
- a CDS encoding type II toxin-antitoxin system death-on-curing family toxin: MSGRDYLTVADVLGMHTALMQRYGGAPGVRDPGALESALFRPQTGYYEDIVAEAAAALESLAINHPFVDGNKRIAFAAADVFLRINGWRLQRPSMQIHIEIIQMLESGTFDIAHLEPWLRAFARPTA, encoded by the coding sequence ATGAGCGGACGTGACTACCTGACCGTAGCCGATGTGCTCGGAATGCACACCGCGTTGATGCAACGCTATGGCGGCGCGCCCGGAGTCCGTGATCCCGGCGCTCTGGAGTCCGCGCTGTTCAGGCCGCAGACGGGCTACTACGAGGACATCGTGGCCGAGGCGGCGGCGGCGCTCGAGAGTCTCGCCATCAACCATCCTTTTGTGGATGGCAACAAGCGGATCGCCTTCGCTGCTGCCGATGTGTTCTTGCGGATCAACGGCTGGCGCTTGCAGCGTCCGTCGATGCAAATCCACATCGAGATAATTCAGATGTTGGAGTCTGGCACTTTTGACATTGCTCATTTGGAGCCCTGGTTGCGCGCGTTTGCCAGGCCAACGGCGTGA
- a CDS encoding tyrosine-type recombinase/integrase: MELLPLPPLDGPAAPLPTALPIPLERLRLPPALSGVAGSNRASANATRIAAADDLAAVTAWLARYADSAATLTAYRREVERLLLWAVLQLGKPLSSLTHEDLLTYERFLADPQLAARWVLAGGKKLARSHPDWRPFAGPLAPRSVRQALVILNALFAWLTEAGYLAGNPLALARRRRTPTQPRITRYLSHELWDAVKETIEAMPGATDTATERERLHAARCRWLLTVLYLGGLRAAEVTGTAMGAFFCRRDAQGVERWWLEVTGKGNKTRLVPATDELIAELARYRRAHGLAPTPHPGETRPLLLPVIGREGREHRDKGLSRGALHLILKEVFGLAAARLRARGPDWEAQADVLASASAHWLRHTAGSHMTDRQVDLRYVRDNFGHTSISTTSAYLHTEDDARHQATQERHRIGWAAPAGTPAHAVAAKATGN; the protein is encoded by the coding sequence ATGGAATTGCTCCCGCTCCCACCTTTGGACGGCCCGGCCGCCCCGCTCCCCACCGCGCTTCCCATCCCGCTGGAGCGCCTGCGCCTGCCTCCGGCACTGTCCGGCGTCGCCGGCAGCAACCGCGCCTCCGCCAACGCCACCCGCATCGCCGCGGCCGACGACCTCGCCGCCGTCACCGCCTGGCTCGCGCGCTATGCCGACAGCGCGGCGACGCTGACCGCCTACCGGCGCGAGGTCGAGCGGTTGCTCCTATGGGCGGTGCTGCAACTGGGCAAGCCGCTATCGTCGCTCACGCACGAGGACCTGCTCACGTACGAGCGTTTTCTGGCCGACCCGCAACTGGCCGCGCGCTGGGTGCTGGCCGGCGGCAAAAAACTCGCGCGCAGCCATCCCGACTGGCGCCCGTTTGCCGGACCACTGGCGCCCCGCAGCGTGCGCCAGGCGCTGGTGATCCTGAACGCGCTGTTCGCCTGGCTGACCGAGGCCGGCTATCTGGCCGGCAACCCGCTCGCGCTCGCGCGCCGCCGGCGCACGCCGACGCAGCCGCGCATCACGCGCTACCTGAGCCACGAACTGTGGGACGCGGTCAAGGAGACCATCGAGGCGATGCCGGGGGCGACCGACACCGCCACCGAGCGCGAGCGCCTGCATGCGGCGCGCTGCCGCTGGCTGTTGACCGTGCTCTATCTGGGCGGCTTGCGCGCGGCGGAAGTCACCGGCACGGCCATGGGCGCCTTCTTCTGCCGGCGCGATGCCCAGGGCGTCGAGCGCTGGTGGCTGGAGGTCACCGGCAAGGGCAACAAGACCCGGCTGGTGCCGGCCACCGACGAACTGATTGCCGAACTGGCGCGGTATCGCCGCGCCCATGGGCTGGCGCCCACCCCGCACCCCGGCGAGACGCGCCCGCTGTTGCTACCTGTAATCGGCCGCGAGGGCCGCGAGCACCGTGACAAAGGCCTGTCACGCGGCGCGCTGCACCTGATCCTGAAGGAGGTGTTCGGCCTGGCGGCCGCGCGCCTGCGCGCCCGCGGGCCCGACTGGGAAGCGCAGGCCGATGTGCTGGCCAGCGCCTCGGCCCACTGGCTGCGCCACACCGCCGGCTCGCACATGACCGACCGGCAGGTAGATTTGCGTTATGTGCGGGATAATTTTGGGCACACGTCCATTTCTACCACCAGCGCCTATCTGCATACGGAGGACGACGCGCGCCATCAGGCCACGCAGGAACGGCACCGGATCGGGTGGGCCGCCCCAGCCGGAACGCCCGCACATGCCGTGGCCGCGAAGGCAACCGGAAACTAA
- a CDS encoding type II toxin-antitoxin system VapC family toxin: MRILLDTHVFLWAVTNDPKLSQTAQQLILDAEEVFISAASIWEISIKAGLDKIEVDVDELIAEITAAGFRELPVTNTHAAAVRHLPNHHRDPFDRLLVAQAITEPLRLLSADEHVWKYSDLVIRV, from the coding sequence ATGCGCATCCTGCTCGATACCCATGTTTTCCTCTGGGCGGTCACGAATGACCCGAAGTTGAGCCAGACCGCGCAGCAACTGATCCTGGATGCCGAGGAGGTCTTCATCAGTGCGGCCAGCATCTGGGAAATCTCCATCAAGGCGGGCCTCGACAAGATCGAAGTCGATGTCGACGAACTCATCGCTGAAATTACCGCCGCAGGCTTTCGCGAGCTTCCTGTGACGAACACGCATGCCGCCGCAGTGCGTCATCTGCCAAACCACCATCGCGATCCGTTTGATCGGCTGCTGGTCGCTCAGGCGATCACCGAACCATTGCGACTGCTATCGGCAGACGAACACGTCTGGAAGTATTCCGACCTCGTCATTCGGGTTTAG
- a CDS encoding type II toxin-antitoxin system Phd/YefM family antitoxin, whose product MRTVNIHEAKTHLSRLIEEVAAGDEVVIAKAGKPVVRIVPFAKPKPRRRLGGLQGKIRTADDFDAPLPDDLLAAFEGR is encoded by the coding sequence ATGCGGACGGTGAACATTCATGAGGCCAAAACGCACCTTTCGCGGCTCATCGAAGAGGTGGCGGCAGGCGACGAGGTCGTGATTGCGAAGGCGGGCAAGCCGGTGGTCCGGATCGTGCCGTTCGCAAAGCCAAAGCCCCGACGACGCCTCGGCGGGCTGCAGGGCAAGATCCGCACGGCGGATGACTTCGACGCGCCGCTCCCGGATGACTTGCTGGCCGCATTCGAGGGACGGTAA
- a CDS encoding PDDEXK nuclease domain-containing protein codes for MSELIPARADYGSMHGDIVALLEDARRAAARSVNVLMTATYWEIGRRIVEFEQGGQDRAGYGQALLKRLSADLSRRFGRGFSERNLEQMRLFYQAWPIDHISQTPSAKLPTARISQTPSAISTGDEISKALSRNSLDLSELAKAFPLPWSAYVRLLSVRNEMARGFYETEALRCGWSVRQLDRQINSQFYERIALSRNKAAMLQKGEVAESVEVITPEQAFKDPLVLEFLNLKDEYSESDLEEALIQHLADFLLELGDDFAFVGRQRRLRIDDSWFRVDLLFFHRQLKCLLVIDLKIGKFSHADAGQMHMYLNYAREHWMKPGENPPVGLILCASKGSNEAHYALEGLPNKVLAAEYQTVLPNENLLAAELARTRQELEARLGRLNDAGSGE; via the coding sequence ATGAGCGAACTTATTCCGGCCCGTGCCGACTACGGCAGCATGCACGGCGACATCGTCGCGCTGCTGGAAGACGCCCGTCGAGCCGCGGCGCGAAGCGTCAACGTCCTGATGACTGCCACCTACTGGGAAATTGGCCGCCGCATCGTCGAGTTTGAGCAGGGCGGGCAGGACCGCGCTGGCTACGGGCAAGCCCTGCTCAAGCGGCTCTCGGCTGATCTCTCGAGGAGGTTCGGGCGAGGCTTCTCGGAGCGCAATCTGGAACAGATGCGACTGTTCTACCAAGCTTGGCCCATCGACCACATTTCGCAGACACCGTCTGCGAAATTGCCCACCGCCCGAATTTCGCAGACACCGTCTGCCATTTCCACTGGTGACGAGATTTCCAAAGCCTTGTCCCGGAATTCTCTCGACCTGTCGGAGCTGGCCAAAGCCTTCCCGCTGCCCTGGTCTGCGTACGTCCGACTGCTCTCGGTGCGCAATGAGATGGCGCGCGGATTCTACGAAACTGAAGCCCTGCGCTGCGGCTGGTCGGTACGGCAACTTGACCGACAGATCAATAGCCAGTTCTACGAACGCATTGCCCTGTCACGCAACAAGGCCGCCATGTTGCAGAAAGGCGAAGTAGCCGAAAGCGTCGAAGTCATCACACCCGAACAGGCCTTCAAGGACCCGCTCGTGCTGGAATTTCTCAATCTGAAGGACGAGTATTCCGAGTCGGACCTCGAGGAGGCGCTAATCCAGCACTTAGCCGACTTCCTCTTGGAACTGGGTGACGACTTCGCCTTCGTCGGGCGTCAGCGCCGTCTACGCATCGACGACAGCTGGTTTCGCGTCGATCTGCTGTTCTTCCACCGCCAGCTCAAATGCCTGCTGGTCATCGACCTCAAGATCGGCAAATTCAGCCATGCTGATGCCGGCCAGATGCACATGTACCTGAACTACGCCCGCGAGCACTGGATGAAGCCGGGCGAAAACCCGCCCGTCGGGTTGATCCTGTGCGCGAGCAAGGGTAGCAACGAGGCGCACTACGCGCTGGAGGGCCTGCCGAACAAGGTGCTGGCCGCCGAATACCAGACCGTGTTGCCTAACGAGAATCTGCTGGCCGCGGAACTGGCCAGGACAAGGCAGGAGCTGGAGGCACGCCTTGGCCGGCTAAACGACGCAGGAAGCGGCGAGTGA